Proteins encoded within one genomic window of Siniperca chuatsi isolate FFG_IHB_CAS linkage group LG4, ASM2008510v1, whole genome shotgun sequence:
- the LOC122874907 gene encoding cat eye syndrome critical region protein 2 isoform X2: protein MELEKALSEQDLDFLGDLVACLLQGCYQRTDITPQAFSSYLEDIISYRWELEEGKPNPLREGPFENLPPRTQVELLHRLCDYRLDAADVFDLLKGLDADSLRVEPLGQDGNGALYWYFYGTRMYKEEPVKRKAEMTSETTELTLPEKKKRGRPPKKKKLEDPQLSEVESEVTEVKTENGLEDLHPSTGRKRGTWSLVCDTEEQWVCLAESIKDKTSPQDRHLYRVISQNFLPEISSMIEHKEREQKQKLMDPTPVRASQRFSEKHINQDEEDNLKAIAEEEKKKDEELDRQVLLAEQRREEERLLQEEQQREKMEKIKAVEERAKRRKMREERAWLLSQGKDLPPELLNLEPSSPVHRTRKNKEFYEIDDDYTALYKVLEALKAHKDAWPFLEPVDDSYAPNYHEIIKTPMDLSTIEKKLNDGEYVAKEEFVTDVKLMFENCFEYNGEDSEYTIMAESLERCFSRALLKHFPSEDGDTDEEFHINSEDKERKDKKRNRGSKYLGPESLIKATEQVQRKRNSQGGKGSTPSEEEDCKPTRPPPHHWANGPPHPHSLPSQQRIHEGDIRGMYHPGQQLRRPPGPLGPHGPHMYAQRMAMDPRFAYPAHIPRHGDPSLNRLPHNFNMQHRMVEGHHMGPRYPVGPDPNQQQPPHQQQHPYMGPTHGPSLGPRPMALQPGPPPEASMYPSHHGPEGHNVHPMGNRFSRLEGPPQHNYPGLRPPGMGLSNMWTGMNHQERPNGMRMQDPNMVNQRNFSYGGVPPPVGHKPWPEVAGYPHPSPNAQYQMSAAVSSSGPISSRPPVPHPDASGRTRLASMLESPEMLALQQLSASSVPPAGAPHQHMDNFQQPGPPSGIGSVPAHPSPQPPPAPEVQLLRPARDNGPDRQPSQQTDMQPKDSTSENKMAANNISSEASSHKNTVSMNQEHLSIPSPTGHHTGAAEGMQSNSFTDPNHPQHTQNSPQQKAQSPALIHHNVPPLHVAASPNSTQQMSENNLPHMQNAHQQSEHQQQQPQATQSTPPQCHPQGSPQQMTQNTQQQNSMLSPHHVPQNISPLRLTQNSPIHGMPQRATQGAQPAPPQPAPLTSLPPSHPTPLLPSQPSPADRGDQRPSEPTSRPDTEGTAVPSQHTMMKSGTPNGIYKHQAFSPNRHQTQLVGNNPGMQAQRGPAPALNPAMPPHSQGQANGAMGPYGMGNHPHPHYSQTNMTRPMPPPAHHPYHNQAINPLHNPAHHPTYHQQGGTAYSYHMPGQQHPQAHPNMYPPHQYQQQHYYSQPHPQAQPHNQANSRGSYPPEEWHRSHYQPRQPMPPSAYLPVASARGNGHLKESSVSPLGSEGSSGASLVSPGRVPEVGPHPGGPEEGKCESREQASGGSSSGGSPAKQARTESSERPESPKEILDLDSHNAAARHRGTQPPQRQHPPASAAHIVSGFMYDPRAVHPGMQQGGVPPPHMMSQACGNGNRAPYPGQPYPDPGHYAAQRPHPHLMEALQRPQQLPYSPGQTRMAMYRHPRPAGHFQGMMIQQRGLVPEHFLHPGQQMMAAPGGPSSKQGV, encoded by the exons gagcTGGAGAAAGCCCTGTCAGAGCAAGACTTGGACTTCCTCGGGGACCTCGTTGCTTGCCTGTTGCAGGGATGCTACCAGCGCACTGACATCAC CCCCCAGGCATTTAGTAGTTACCTGGAAGACATCATCAGCTACCGGTGGGAACTGGAAGAAGGGAAGCCCAACCCTCTCCGAGAGGGCCCCTTTGAGAATCTCCCTCCTCGCACTCAGGTGGAACTGCTGCACCGGCTGTGCGACTACCGTCTGGATGCTGCTGATGTCTTTGACCTGCTTAAG GGGCTTGAtgcagacagcctgagggtggAACCGCTGGGGCAGGATGGAAATGGAGCCCTCTACTGGTACTTTTATGGCACTCGTATGTACAAAGAAGAGCCAGTCAAGAGGAAGGCAGAGATGACCAG TGAAACAACTGAACTAACATTaccagagaaaaagaaaaggggaagaccaccaaagaagaaaaaactggaAGACCCTCAGCTAAg TGAGGTGGAAAGTGAAGTGACAGAAGTGAAGACAGAAAATGGGCTGGAAGATCTCCACCCTAGCACAG GCCGTAAGCGAGGCACTTGGTCCCTTGTGTGTGATACAGAGGAACAGTGGGTCTGTCTGGCAGAAAGCATCAAGGACAAAACCTCCCCACAGGACCGTCACCTCTACCGTGTCATCAGCCAGAACTTCCTgcctgagatcagcagcatgatTGAGCACAAG gaGCGGGAGCAGAAACAGAAGCTAATGGACCCAACCCCAGTTCGCGCATCACAACGgttctctgaaaaacacattaaccaagatgaggag GACAATCTGAAGGCCatagcagaggaggagaagaagaaagatgaaGAGCTGGACAGGCAGGTCCTGCTGGCCGAGCAGCGACGAGAAGAGGAAAGGCTTCTGCAGGAAgaacaacagagagaaaagatggagaAGATCAAAGCTGTGGAGG AGCGAGCAAAGAGGCGGAAGATGCGAGAGGAACGGGCCTGGTTACTGTCTCAAGGAAAAGACCTGCCACCTGAACTCCTGAATCTGGAGCCTTCCTCTCCTGTTCACAGAACACGCAAGAATAAAGAATT CTATGAAATTGATGACGACTACACTGCTCTATACAAAG TGCTTGAGGCCTTGAAAGCCCATAAAGATGCTTGGCCTTTCTTGGAGCCTGTGGATGACTCCTATGCCCCCAATTACCATGAGATAATCAAG ACTCCCATGGACCTGTCCACCATTGAAAAGAAGCTTAATGATGGGGAGTACGTTGCTAAGGAGGAGTTTGTTACCGACGTGAAGCTCATGTTTGAAAACTGCTTTGAGTACAATGGGGAAGACAGTG AGTACACTATCATGGCGGAGTCTCTAGAACGGTGTTTTAGCCGGGCCTTATTAAAACACTTTCCATCAGAGGATGGCGACACAGATGAGGAATTCCACATCAACAGTGAAGACAAGGAGCGCAAGGACAAAAAGCGCAATCGTGGCAGTAAATATTTGGGACCTGAAAGTCTGATCAAGGCCACTGAACAAGTCCAACGTAAGCGAAACTCTCAGGGGGGCAAGGGTAGCACACCCTCAGAGGAAGAGGACTGCAAACCAACACGACCACCTCCCCATCATTGGGCCAATGGCCCCCCTCACCCCCACAGCCTGCCAAGCCAGCAGCGCATCCATGAAGGAGACATCAGGGGCATGTACCACCCAGGGCAACAG CTCCGTCGTCCACCTGGTCCCCTTGGTCCTCATGGTCCACACATGTATGCCCAAAGAATGGCCATGGATCCCCGCTTCGCTTACCCAGCTCACATTCCCAGGCATGGAGACCCCAGTTTGAACCGCTTGCCCCACAACTTTAACATGCAG caTCGCATGGTTGAAGGACATCACATGGGTCCTAGGTATCCAGTCGGCCCAGATCCTAACCAGCAGCAGCCTccacaccagcagcagcaccccTACATGGGTCCGACTCATGGCCCGTCTCTAGGCCCACGTCCCATGGCCCTCCAACCAGGACCTCCTCCAGAAGCTAGTATGTACCCATCCCACCATGGTCCAGAGGGCCACAACGTGCACCCCATGGGCAACAGATTCTCAAGGCTGGAAGGACCACCTCAGCACAACTACCCAGGCTTGAGGCCTCCTGGTATGGGCCTATCCAACATGTGGACTGGTATGAATCACCAGGAGAGACCCAATGGGATGCGCATGCAAGATCCCAACATGGTGAACCAGCGCAACTTTAGTTACGGTGGAGTCCCTCCTCCAGTGGGGCATAAACCATGGCCAGAAGTTGCTGGATACCCCCATCCTTCTCCCAATGCCCAGTATCAAATGTCTGCAGCGGTCAGCTCCTCCGGGCCCATATCCTCACGTCCCCCTGTTCCCCACCCAGACGCCTCTGGCAGGACACGCTTGGCCTCCATGCTGGAAAGCCCAGAGATGCTGGCCCTGCAGCAGCTGTCAGCCTCTTCTGTACCCCCTGCTGGTGCCCCTCATCAGCACATGGACAACTTTCAGCAGCCTGGGCCCCCATCAGGAATTGGCAGCGTCCCAGCTCACCCCTCTCCACAGCCTCCCCCTGCTCCTGAGGTTCAGCTGCTGCGTCCTGCTAGAGACAATGGGCCAGACAGACAGCCTtcccaacagacagacatgcagccCAAAG ACTCAACATCAGAGAACAAGATGGCTGCCAACAACATTTCCAGTGAAGCttcatcacacaaaaacactgtttCAATGAACCAAGAGCACCTGTCCATCCCTAGCCCCACAGGACACCACACTGGGGCAGCAGAGGGAATGCAGAGCAACAGCTTCACTGATCCCAACCACCCTCAGCATACACAGAACAGTCCACAGCAAAAAGCTCAGAGCCCTGCACTTATTCACCACAATGTACCGCCCCTGCATGTTGCAGCATCTCCGAATTCCACTCAACAAATGTCAGAGAACAACTTGCCACACATGCAGAATGCACATCAGCAAAGTgaacaccagcagcagcaacctCAGGCAACCCAGAGTACCCCTCCTCAATGCCACCCTCAGGGCTCTCCCCAGCAGATGACCCAgaacacacagcaacaaaatTCCATGCTATCTCCTCATCATGTCCCCCAAAATATCTCTCCACTACGTCTTACACAGAACAGCCCCATTCATGGgatgccacagagagccacacAAGGAGCCCAGCCTGCACCCCCTCAGCCAGCCCCTCTCACCTCTTTGCCACCTAGTCATCCTACCCCACTATTACCCTCCCAGCCTAGCCCAGCAGACCGTGGAGATCAAAGACCTAGTGAGCCTACAAGTAGACCGGACACAGAAGGCACTGCCGTTCCTTCACAGCACACCATGATGAAATCTGGGACTCCAAATGGTATTTATAAACACCAGGCTTTCAGCCCCAATCGCCATCAAACCCAGCTCGTGGGTAATAACCCAGGTATGCAGGCTCAGAGAGGGCCAGCACCTGCTCTCAATCCAGCCATGCCTCCTCACTCCCAAGGCCAGGCTAATGGAGCCATGGGTCCATATGGTATGGGGAACCATCCACATCCACACTACAGCCAGACAAACATGACCAGGCCCATGCCTCCGCCTGCTCACCACCCTTATCACAACCAGGCCATTAACCCCCTCCACAATCCTGCCCACCACCCCACCTACCACCAGCAGGGAGGGACTGCCTACTCCTATCACATGCCAGGCCAACAGCACCCTCAGGCCCACCCCAACATGTACCCACCTCATCAGTACCAGCAGCAACACTACTATTCCCAACCCCATCCCCAAGCTCAGCCCCATAACCAGGCCAACAGTAGAGGGAGTTATCCTCCAGAGGAGTGGCATCGGTCTCATTATCAGCCTCGCCAACCGATGCCGCCCAGTGCCTACCTACCTGTAGCTAGTGCCAGAGGCAATGGTCATTTGAAGGAGAGCAGTGTGTCACCACTGGGTTCTGAGGGCTCCAGTGGTGCTAGTTTGGTGTCCCCTGGCCGTGTGCCTGAAGTAGGGCCACACCCTGGAGGCCCAGAGGAGGGGAAGTGTGAAAGCAGGGAGCAGGCCAGtggaggcagcagcagtggtggcagCCCAGCAAAGCAGGCTCGTACAGAGAGCTCAGAGCGACCTGAAAGCCCTAAAGAAATCCTGGACCTTGACAGCCATAATGCTGCTGCTCGCCACCGTGGCACCCAGCCACCTCAACGACAACAccctcctgcctctgctgcacaCATTGTGTCTGGCTTCATGTACGACCCTCGTGCTGTGCACCCTGGCATGCAGCAAGGCGGCGTTCCTCCACCCCACATGATGTCTCAGGCCTGTGGAAATGGCAATAGAGCCCCTTACCCTGGCCAGCCATACCCAGATCCAGGACACTATGCTGCCCAAAGACCTCACCCACACCTGATGGAGGCTCTGCAGCGGCCCCAGCAGCTACCCTACTCCCCAGGTCAAACACGCATGGCCATGTACAGACACCCCCGGCCTGCAGGGCACTTCCAGGGCATGATGATTCAGCAGAGAGGCCTGGTACCAGAACACTTCCTACACCCAGG GCAACAAATGATGGCTGCTCCAGGCGGCCCTAGCAGTAAACAAGGAGTGTGA
- the LOC122874907 gene encoding cat eye syndrome critical region protein 2 isoform X1, with protein MSQGCTVSVEEIQSWWEVPAIAHFCSLFRTAFNLPDFEIEELEKALSEQDLDFLGDLVACLLQGCYQRTDITPQAFSSYLEDIISYRWELEEGKPNPLREGPFENLPPRTQVELLHRLCDYRLDAADVFDLLKGLDADSLRVEPLGQDGNGALYWYFYGTRMYKEEPVKRKAEMTSETTELTLPEKKKRGRPPKKKKLEDPQLSEVESEVTEVKTENGLEDLHPSTGRKRGTWSLVCDTEEQWVCLAESIKDKTSPQDRHLYRVISQNFLPEISSMIEHKEREQKQKLMDPTPVRASQRFSEKHINQDEEDNLKAIAEEEKKKDEELDRQVLLAEQRREEERLLQEEQQREKMEKIKAVEERAKRRKMREERAWLLSQGKDLPPELLNLEPSSPVHRTRKNKEFYEIDDDYTALYKVLEALKAHKDAWPFLEPVDDSYAPNYHEIIKTPMDLSTIEKKLNDGEYVAKEEFVTDVKLMFENCFEYNGEDSEYTIMAESLERCFSRALLKHFPSEDGDTDEEFHINSEDKERKDKKRNRGSKYLGPESLIKATEQVQRKRNSQGGKGSTPSEEEDCKPTRPPPHHWANGPPHPHSLPSQQRIHEGDIRGMYHPGQQLRRPPGPLGPHGPHMYAQRMAMDPRFAYPAHIPRHGDPSLNRLPHNFNMQHRMVEGHHMGPRYPVGPDPNQQQPPHQQQHPYMGPTHGPSLGPRPMALQPGPPPEASMYPSHHGPEGHNVHPMGNRFSRLEGPPQHNYPGLRPPGMGLSNMWTGMNHQERPNGMRMQDPNMVNQRNFSYGGVPPPVGHKPWPEVAGYPHPSPNAQYQMSAAVSSSGPISSRPPVPHPDASGRTRLASMLESPEMLALQQLSASSVPPAGAPHQHMDNFQQPGPPSGIGSVPAHPSPQPPPAPEVQLLRPARDNGPDRQPSQQTDMQPKDSTSENKMAANNISSEASSHKNTVSMNQEHLSIPSPTGHHTGAAEGMQSNSFTDPNHPQHTQNSPQQKAQSPALIHHNVPPLHVAASPNSTQQMSENNLPHMQNAHQQSEHQQQQPQATQSTPPQCHPQGSPQQMTQNTQQQNSMLSPHHVPQNISPLRLTQNSPIHGMPQRATQGAQPAPPQPAPLTSLPPSHPTPLLPSQPSPADRGDQRPSEPTSRPDTEGTAVPSQHTMMKSGTPNGIYKHQAFSPNRHQTQLVGNNPGMQAQRGPAPALNPAMPPHSQGQANGAMGPYGMGNHPHPHYSQTNMTRPMPPPAHHPYHNQAINPLHNPAHHPTYHQQGGTAYSYHMPGQQHPQAHPNMYPPHQYQQQHYYSQPHPQAQPHNQANSRGSYPPEEWHRSHYQPRQPMPPSAYLPVASARGNGHLKESSVSPLGSEGSSGASLVSPGRVPEVGPHPGGPEEGKCESREQASGGSSSGGSPAKQARTESSERPESPKEILDLDSHNAAARHRGTQPPQRQHPPASAAHIVSGFMYDPRAVHPGMQQGGVPPPHMMSQACGNGNRAPYPGQPYPDPGHYAAQRPHPHLMEALQRPQQLPYSPGQTRMAMYRHPRPAGHFQGMMIQQRGLVPEHFLHPGQQMMAAPGGPSSKQGV; from the exons gagcTGGAGAAAGCCCTGTCAGAGCAAGACTTGGACTTCCTCGGGGACCTCGTTGCTTGCCTGTTGCAGGGATGCTACCAGCGCACTGACATCAC CCCCCAGGCATTTAGTAGTTACCTGGAAGACATCATCAGCTACCGGTGGGAACTGGAAGAAGGGAAGCCCAACCCTCTCCGAGAGGGCCCCTTTGAGAATCTCCCTCCTCGCACTCAGGTGGAACTGCTGCACCGGCTGTGCGACTACCGTCTGGATGCTGCTGATGTCTTTGACCTGCTTAAG GGGCTTGAtgcagacagcctgagggtggAACCGCTGGGGCAGGATGGAAATGGAGCCCTCTACTGGTACTTTTATGGCACTCGTATGTACAAAGAAGAGCCAGTCAAGAGGAAGGCAGAGATGACCAG TGAAACAACTGAACTAACATTaccagagaaaaagaaaaggggaagaccaccaaagaagaaaaaactggaAGACCCTCAGCTAAg TGAGGTGGAAAGTGAAGTGACAGAAGTGAAGACAGAAAATGGGCTGGAAGATCTCCACCCTAGCACAG GCCGTAAGCGAGGCACTTGGTCCCTTGTGTGTGATACAGAGGAACAGTGGGTCTGTCTGGCAGAAAGCATCAAGGACAAAACCTCCCCACAGGACCGTCACCTCTACCGTGTCATCAGCCAGAACTTCCTgcctgagatcagcagcatgatTGAGCACAAG gaGCGGGAGCAGAAACAGAAGCTAATGGACCCAACCCCAGTTCGCGCATCACAACGgttctctgaaaaacacattaaccaagatgaggag GACAATCTGAAGGCCatagcagaggaggagaagaagaaagatgaaGAGCTGGACAGGCAGGTCCTGCTGGCCGAGCAGCGACGAGAAGAGGAAAGGCTTCTGCAGGAAgaacaacagagagaaaagatggagaAGATCAAAGCTGTGGAGG AGCGAGCAAAGAGGCGGAAGATGCGAGAGGAACGGGCCTGGTTACTGTCTCAAGGAAAAGACCTGCCACCTGAACTCCTGAATCTGGAGCCTTCCTCTCCTGTTCACAGAACACGCAAGAATAAAGAATT CTATGAAATTGATGACGACTACACTGCTCTATACAAAG TGCTTGAGGCCTTGAAAGCCCATAAAGATGCTTGGCCTTTCTTGGAGCCTGTGGATGACTCCTATGCCCCCAATTACCATGAGATAATCAAG ACTCCCATGGACCTGTCCACCATTGAAAAGAAGCTTAATGATGGGGAGTACGTTGCTAAGGAGGAGTTTGTTACCGACGTGAAGCTCATGTTTGAAAACTGCTTTGAGTACAATGGGGAAGACAGTG AGTACACTATCATGGCGGAGTCTCTAGAACGGTGTTTTAGCCGGGCCTTATTAAAACACTTTCCATCAGAGGATGGCGACACAGATGAGGAATTCCACATCAACAGTGAAGACAAGGAGCGCAAGGACAAAAAGCGCAATCGTGGCAGTAAATATTTGGGACCTGAAAGTCTGATCAAGGCCACTGAACAAGTCCAACGTAAGCGAAACTCTCAGGGGGGCAAGGGTAGCACACCCTCAGAGGAAGAGGACTGCAAACCAACACGACCACCTCCCCATCATTGGGCCAATGGCCCCCCTCACCCCCACAGCCTGCCAAGCCAGCAGCGCATCCATGAAGGAGACATCAGGGGCATGTACCACCCAGGGCAACAG CTCCGTCGTCCACCTGGTCCCCTTGGTCCTCATGGTCCACACATGTATGCCCAAAGAATGGCCATGGATCCCCGCTTCGCTTACCCAGCTCACATTCCCAGGCATGGAGACCCCAGTTTGAACCGCTTGCCCCACAACTTTAACATGCAG caTCGCATGGTTGAAGGACATCACATGGGTCCTAGGTATCCAGTCGGCCCAGATCCTAACCAGCAGCAGCCTccacaccagcagcagcaccccTACATGGGTCCGACTCATGGCCCGTCTCTAGGCCCACGTCCCATGGCCCTCCAACCAGGACCTCCTCCAGAAGCTAGTATGTACCCATCCCACCATGGTCCAGAGGGCCACAACGTGCACCCCATGGGCAACAGATTCTCAAGGCTGGAAGGACCACCTCAGCACAACTACCCAGGCTTGAGGCCTCCTGGTATGGGCCTATCCAACATGTGGACTGGTATGAATCACCAGGAGAGACCCAATGGGATGCGCATGCAAGATCCCAACATGGTGAACCAGCGCAACTTTAGTTACGGTGGAGTCCCTCCTCCAGTGGGGCATAAACCATGGCCAGAAGTTGCTGGATACCCCCATCCTTCTCCCAATGCCCAGTATCAAATGTCTGCAGCGGTCAGCTCCTCCGGGCCCATATCCTCACGTCCCCCTGTTCCCCACCCAGACGCCTCTGGCAGGACACGCTTGGCCTCCATGCTGGAAAGCCCAGAGATGCTGGCCCTGCAGCAGCTGTCAGCCTCTTCTGTACCCCCTGCTGGTGCCCCTCATCAGCACATGGACAACTTTCAGCAGCCTGGGCCCCCATCAGGAATTGGCAGCGTCCCAGCTCACCCCTCTCCACAGCCTCCCCCTGCTCCTGAGGTTCAGCTGCTGCGTCCTGCTAGAGACAATGGGCCAGACAGACAGCCTtcccaacagacagacatgcagccCAAAG ACTCAACATCAGAGAACAAGATGGCTGCCAACAACATTTCCAGTGAAGCttcatcacacaaaaacactgtttCAATGAACCAAGAGCACCTGTCCATCCCTAGCCCCACAGGACACCACACTGGGGCAGCAGAGGGAATGCAGAGCAACAGCTTCACTGATCCCAACCACCCTCAGCATACACAGAACAGTCCACAGCAAAAAGCTCAGAGCCCTGCACTTATTCACCACAATGTACCGCCCCTGCATGTTGCAGCATCTCCGAATTCCACTCAACAAATGTCAGAGAACAACTTGCCACACATGCAGAATGCACATCAGCAAAGTgaacaccagcagcagcaacctCAGGCAACCCAGAGTACCCCTCCTCAATGCCACCCTCAGGGCTCTCCCCAGCAGATGACCCAgaacacacagcaacaaaatTCCATGCTATCTCCTCATCATGTCCCCCAAAATATCTCTCCACTACGTCTTACACAGAACAGCCCCATTCATGGgatgccacagagagccacacAAGGAGCCCAGCCTGCACCCCCTCAGCCAGCCCCTCTCACCTCTTTGCCACCTAGTCATCCTACCCCACTATTACCCTCCCAGCCTAGCCCAGCAGACCGTGGAGATCAAAGACCTAGTGAGCCTACAAGTAGACCGGACACAGAAGGCACTGCCGTTCCTTCACAGCACACCATGATGAAATCTGGGACTCCAAATGGTATTTATAAACACCAGGCTTTCAGCCCCAATCGCCATCAAACCCAGCTCGTGGGTAATAACCCAGGTATGCAGGCTCAGAGAGGGCCAGCACCTGCTCTCAATCCAGCCATGCCTCCTCACTCCCAAGGCCAGGCTAATGGAGCCATGGGTCCATATGGTATGGGGAACCATCCACATCCACACTACAGCCAGACAAACATGACCAGGCCCATGCCTCCGCCTGCTCACCACCCTTATCACAACCAGGCCATTAACCCCCTCCACAATCCTGCCCACCACCCCACCTACCACCAGCAGGGAGGGACTGCCTACTCCTATCACATGCCAGGCCAACAGCACCCTCAGGCCCACCCCAACATGTACCCACCTCATCAGTACCAGCAGCAACACTACTATTCCCAACCCCATCCCCAAGCTCAGCCCCATAACCAGGCCAACAGTAGAGGGAGTTATCCTCCAGAGGAGTGGCATCGGTCTCATTATCAGCCTCGCCAACCGATGCCGCCCAGTGCCTACCTACCTGTAGCTAGTGCCAGAGGCAATGGTCATTTGAAGGAGAGCAGTGTGTCACCACTGGGTTCTGAGGGCTCCAGTGGTGCTAGTTTGGTGTCCCCTGGCCGTGTGCCTGAAGTAGGGCCACACCCTGGAGGCCCAGAGGAGGGGAAGTGTGAAAGCAGGGAGCAGGCCAGtggaggcagcagcagtggtggcagCCCAGCAAAGCAGGCTCGTACAGAGAGCTCAGAGCGACCTGAAAGCCCTAAAGAAATCCTGGACCTTGACAGCCATAATGCTGCTGCTCGCCACCGTGGCACCCAGCCACCTCAACGACAACAccctcctgcctctgctgcacaCATTGTGTCTGGCTTCATGTACGACCCTCGTGCTGTGCACCCTGGCATGCAGCAAGGCGGCGTTCCTCCACCCCACATGATGTCTCAGGCCTGTGGAAATGGCAATAGAGCCCCTTACCCTGGCCAGCCATACCCAGATCCAGGACACTATGCTGCCCAAAGACCTCACCCACACCTGATGGAGGCTCTGCAGCGGCCCCAGCAGCTACCCTACTCCCCAGGTCAAACACGCATGGCCATGTACAGACACCCCCGGCCTGCAGGGCACTTCCAGGGCATGATGATTCAGCAGAGAGGCCTGGTACCAGAACACTTCCTACACCCAGG GCAACAAATGATGGCTGCTCCAGGCGGCCCTAGCAGTAAACAAGGAGTGTGA